One genomic segment of Clostridium estertheticum subsp. estertheticum includes these proteins:
- a CDS encoding AAA family ATPase: MKKLILVTSPPASGKTYIAKKLAEALRHVVYLDKDTLIKLSKQIFVVAGEEYNRSSDFFNENIRDYEYETIVEIAMEALNYDDIVLINAPFTKEIRDLNYIKKLKVALKDKNASLVIIWVETSIEVTRQRMIERNSDRDTWKLANWNEYVTGINFDVPIALDDPCIKDDLLIFQNSSEEEFEGSLTKTIDILEESSGRK; the protein is encoded by the coding sequence ATGAAAAAACTGATTTTAGTAACATCACCACCAGCAAGTGGAAAAACTTATATCGCAAAAAAGCTTGCCGAGGCATTACGCCATGTTGTCTATCTTGATAAAGATACACTCATAAAATTATCAAAACAGATTTTTGTTGTAGCAGGTGAAGAATATAATAGAAGCTCAGATTTTTTTAATGAAAATATACGTGATTATGAATATGAAACAATAGTAGAAATCGCAATGGAAGCTTTGAATTATGATGATATTGTGCTAATTAATGCACCATTTACAAAAGAAATACGAGATTTAAACTATATTAAAAAATTAAAGGTAGCATTAAAAGATAAGAACGCATCTTTAGTAATTATTTGGGTAGAAACTTCAATCGAAGTAACGAGGCAGAGAATGATTGAGAGAAATTCTGATAGGGATACATGGAAACTTGCGAATTGGAATGAATATGTAACAGGAATTAATTTTGATGTTCCTATTGCGTTGGATGATCCGTGTATAAAAGATGATTTACTTATATTCCAAAACTCTTCTGAGGAAGAATTCGAAGGTTCCTTAACAAAAACAATAGATATACTGGAAGAATCATCGGGTAGAAAATAA
- a CDS encoding Bax inhibitor-1/YccA family protein — protein MESNSLIKSRSTFIGKTLCLMAVGLLITFIVGLFTSNYIMNVSTTVIYGAMILELVMVITLVKIVAKMSTASAIFWFLVYSALNGVTLSIVFLTVNQGQLITVFALTSLMFLSSGMVGITTKKDLSAIGQFAMMFVIGLILLTIMQMFFVSSTFDLGVCLLGIIVFGALTAYDMQKIKRMQVQSNDMHGVVLAALTLYLDFINIFLFVLRLFSRR, from the coding sequence ATGGAAAGTAATAGTTTGATAAAAAGCAGATCTACTTTTATAGGAAAGACTTTGTGCCTAATGGCAGTTGGATTACTAATAACATTTATAGTTGGTCTGTTTACGAGTAACTATATAATGAATGTATCTACAACAGTAATTTACGGGGCTATGATTCTTGAACTAGTCATGGTTATAACATTAGTTAAGATAGTTGCTAAAATGTCTACAGCATCTGCAATATTTTGGTTTTTAGTTTATTCAGCTTTAAATGGTGTAACATTGAGTATAGTTTTTTTAACTGTAAACCAAGGTCAATTAATTACTGTGTTTGCTTTAACTTCATTAATGTTTTTAAGCAGTGGAATGGTAGGGATAACAACAAAAAAAGACTTAAGTGCAATAGGCCAATTTGCCATGATGTTTGTAATAGGTTTAATTTTACTTACTATTATGCAGATGTTTTTCGTTTCTTCCACATTCGATTTAGGTGTATGTCTCTTAGGTATAATAGTATTTGGGGCATTAACAGCATATGACATGCAGAAAATAAAGCGTATGCAAGTACAAAGTAATGATATGCATGGGGTTGTGCTTGCGGCATTAACTTTATATTTAGACTTTATAAATATATTTTTGTTTGTACTTAGGTTATTTAGTAGGAGATAA
- a CDS encoding DJ-1 family glyoxalase III, with the protein MKKVAVFLAEGFEEGEALFVVDVLRRAEFQCNLVSINEEMVKGSHGIVVLADKIISDEIKEYDMIVLPGGLPGASNLRDDERVIELVKYFDKVPEKFVAAICAAPMILEKAGIIKGRTVTSYPGEEYTTLLKDANYVEDIVVVDDHLITSRGPASVLPFAYTLVDALGGNSSLLKQGMLYNMVKESQFE; encoded by the coding sequence TTGAAAAAAGTTGCAGTTTTTTTAGCAGAAGGATTTGAAGAGGGTGAAGCATTATTTGTAGTTGATGTTTTAAGAAGGGCAGAATTTCAATGTAATTTGGTAAGCATCAATGAAGAAATGGTAAAAGGTTCTCATGGTATTGTGGTACTAGCGGATAAAATTATAAGTGATGAAATAAAAGAATACGATATGATTGTTTTACCTGGTGGATTACCTGGTGCAAGCAATTTAAGAGATGATGAAAGGGTTATTGAATTAGTAAAATATTTTGATAAAGTACCGGAAAAGTTTGTTGCAGCTATTTGCGCAGCACCGATGATTCTAGAAAAGGCAGGAATTATCAAGGGACGCACAGTAACATCATATCCTGGAGAGGAATATACTACATTGCTTAAAGATGCAAATTATGTTGAAGATATTGTTGTTGTAGATGATCACTTGATCACTAGCAGAGGACCAGCTTCTGTCCTACCATTTGCTTATACATTAGTAGATGCATTAGGTGGCAATAGTAGTTTGTTAAAGCAAGGAATGCTTTATAATATGGTAAAAGAAAGTCAATTCGAGTAG
- a CDS encoding ABC-F family ATP-binding cassette domain-containing protein codes for MIKVDNLSYSFPQKDLYKNISFTLEDGQHCAFIGTNGCGKSTLIDIIMDPEKYMFDGKLEMDSDCRIGYVSQFSQLGETKEITVFEYIGEKFIKLQNEITSICSEMETSSDIEPLLEKYQQTLDAFGAINGDNFENNINKNLNLANLSKYKDLMISELSGGEFKLIQVIKEMLNSPELMIMDEPDVFLDFGNLNSLKDLINSHVGTMLIITHNRYLLNHCFNKILHLENMELQEFDGSYIEYNFSLLQTKIELQELATSDEEEFWRNEMLIKKLRYLATEHTEAARGKSLNARVKIQERLEKRRIKAPFVDIKEPSISFVTDNEMEETIVLKVNDYSARFDDILLENVNFEIKSTDKVALVGLNGTGKTTLVQEIFKNNNDSIEINQQVEVAYLSQLQGKTLNESNTILEEFFDVGFKTYEEIKSYISGYGFEEEIINQKIESLSGGEKNMLQLAKISASNANLLILDEPTSHLDTYSQIALEKAIEDYKGAILMISHDFYTIVNCMDFVLIIEDKTIRKMSMRKFRKMIYASYFDKDYLEIEQKKKLVETKIALALKGTDIELAKVLSDELEGLIKLL; via the coding sequence ATGATAAAAGTTGATAATTTGTCCTACTCGTTTCCGCAAAAGGATCTATATAAGAACATTTCATTTACATTAGAAGATGGTCAACATTGTGCTTTTATAGGAACAAATGGTTGTGGAAAAAGTACACTTATAGATATAATTATGGATCCAGAAAAATATATGTTCGATGGAAAGCTTGAGATGGACTCAGATTGTAGAATAGGCTATGTAAGTCAATTCTCACAGCTTGGCGAAACAAAAGAAATTACAGTTTTCGAATATATTGGTGAAAAGTTTATTAAACTGCAAAATGAAATAACATCTATTTGTAGCGAAATGGAAACATCTTCAGATATTGAACCTTTACTAGAAAAGTACCAACAAACTTTAGATGCATTTGGTGCAATTAATGGGGATAATTTCGAAAACAATATTAATAAAAACCTAAATCTTGCAAACTTAAGCAAGTATAAAGATCTAATGATATCTGAACTTAGTGGTGGAGAATTTAAGCTTATTCAAGTAATTAAGGAAATGTTAAATAGTCCAGAATTAATGATTATGGATGAACCCGATGTGTTTTTAGACTTTGGAAACCTTAATTCTCTTAAAGATCTAATTAATTCACACGTTGGAACAATGTTAATTATTACGCACAACAGATATCTATTGAATCATTGTTTTAACAAAATTCTGCATCTTGAAAACATGGAGCTCCAAGAGTTTGATGGAAGCTATATTGAGTATAACTTCTCTTTACTCCAAACGAAAATTGAACTGCAAGAATTAGCTACTTCTGATGAGGAAGAATTTTGGAGAAATGAGATGTTGATAAAAAAACTAAGATATCTCGCAACTGAGCATACTGAAGCTGCTAGAGGAAAATCTCTAAATGCTAGAGTTAAAATCCAAGAAAGATTAGAAAAACGTAGAATTAAAGCGCCATTTGTAGATATTAAAGAGCCGAGTATCAGTTTTGTTACAGATAATGAAATGGAAGAAACAATTGTTTTAAAAGTTAATGATTACAGTGCTCGCTTTGATGATATACTTTTAGAAAATGTTAACTTTGAGATTAAATCTACCGATAAAGTAGCTCTTGTCGGATTAAATGGTACCGGTAAAACAACCTTAGTTCAAGAAATCTTTAAAAATAATAATGATTCTATTGAGATAAACCAGCAGGTTGAAGTGGCTTATTTATCTCAACTTCAAGGCAAAACATTAAATGAGTCTAATACTATACTTGAAGAATTTTTTGATGTTGGTTTTAAAACTTATGAAGAGATTAAGTCATATATTTCTGGTTATGGTTTTGAAGAAGAAATCATTAATCAAAAGATAGAGTCTTTATCTGGTGGAGAAAAAAATATGCTTCAACTGGCTAAAATTTCTGCTAGTAATGCAAATTTGTTGATTCTTGATGAACCGACAAGTCATTTAGACACCTATTCACAAATAGCACTAGAAAAAGCCATAGAAGACTATAAAGGTGCGATTTTAATGATTTCTCATGATTTTTATACTATAGTAAATTGTATGGATTTTGTTTTAATCATTGAGGATAAAACAATTAGAAAAATGAGCATGCGAAAGTTTAGGAAGATGATTTATGCTAGTTATTTTGACAAAGACTACTTAGAAATTGAACAAAAGAAAAAATTAGTTGAAACTAAAATAGCATTAGCTTTAAAAGGGACTGATATTGAGCTTGCAAAAGTTTTATCTGATGAGTTAGAAGGGCTGATTAAGTTACTCTAA
- a CDS encoding trans-sulfuration enzyme family protein yields the protein MVHGSGEWEDQTGCISIPIYQSATFKHKGLNQSTGYDYSRLQNPTREELEKTIAKLEGGKEGLAFSTGMAAIDCVARLLKPGEHIIISDDLYGGTYRLFEDVYKVYGIESTYVDTTDLEKITMELKDNTKAIYMETPSNPMMKVSDIGKISALAKEKGLITIVDNTFLTPYFQRPMDFGADIVVHSGTKFLGGHNDTLAGLLVASREDLIEKLRFTQVSIGATLSPFDSWLILRGIKTLAIRLEKQQENAKHIALWLKNCDAVEKVYYPGFKEHEGYEISLKQTSGFGSIISFTVKEKKAIGKVLEEVEIVTFAESLGGVESLITYPYLQTHASIPEEIRNRMGVTDKLLRLSVGIENVNDIIYDLSKSLN from the coding sequence ATGGTTCACGGAAGTGGTGAATGGGAAGATCAAACAGGGTGTATAAGTATTCCAATATATCAAAGTGCAACATTTAAACATAAGGGATTAAACCAAAGTACTGGTTATGATTATTCAAGGCTCCAAAATCCTACTAGGGAAGAGCTTGAAAAAACTATAGCGAAACTTGAAGGTGGAAAGGAAGGTTTAGCATTCTCAACTGGTATGGCAGCAATAGACTGTGTTGCAAGACTATTAAAACCAGGAGAACATATAATAATATCAGATGATTTGTATGGTGGAACTTATAGGCTTTTTGAAGATGTATATAAAGTTTATGGTATTGAATCAACATATGTAGATACAACAGACCTAGAAAAAATTACAATGGAATTAAAGGATAATACAAAAGCTATTTACATGGAAACTCCTTCTAACCCAATGATGAAAGTCAGTGATATAGGGAAAATATCAGCTTTAGCAAAAGAAAAAGGTTTAATTACAATAGTAGACAATACTTTTCTTACACCTTATTTTCAAAGACCAATGGATTTTGGTGCAGATATAGTAGTTCATAGTGGAACAAAATTTTTAGGTGGACACAACGATACTCTGGCAGGTCTTTTGGTAGCTAGTAGAGAAGATTTAATTGAAAAATTAAGGTTTACTCAAGTTTCCATTGGAGCTACTCTTTCACCTTTTGATAGTTGGCTCATACTCAGAGGTATAAAAACTCTTGCAATAAGGCTTGAAAAACAGCAAGAAAATGCAAAACACATTGCTTTGTGGCTTAAAAACTGTGATGCTGTTGAAAAAGTATATTATCCGGGATTTAAAGAGCATGAAGGTTATGAAATTTCATTAAAGCAGACAAGTGGATTCGGATCAATAATTTCATTTACGGTTAAGGAAAAGAAAGCTATAGGCAAAGTACTTGAAGAAGTTGAAATTGTAACTTTTGCTGAAAGTCTTGGTGGAGTAGAGAGTCTTATAACTTATCCATATCTTCAAACACATGCGTCTATTCCTGAAGAAATAAGAAATAGAATGGGTGTTACTGATAAGCTTTTAAGGCTTTCAGTAGGCATAGAAAATGTAAATGATATTATATATGATCTAAGCAAAAGCTTAAATTAG
- a CDS encoding FAD-dependent oxidoreductase: MYKQAENKVGMITKTIETEVIVCGGGTAGIITALTAAENGAKVILLEKGNNCYPPRTFIGAIGSKVQKEHGVEIDRNEIVNELCRHACYRVDQRLINLWADESGEMIDWLGSIMIDNGMKVTLETDINKNMDIKEWSTCHCFYNDNMENKKRPVKILEERMKAHGVDIRTRTPMIQLIRDDDKVVGVIAKNSDGEYIQINASKGVVLATGGYSNNMEMLKELNPIAAFNISSLPLTPGVTGDGIKAAKKIGAEMDLISTAMIFDRGAVKPGKVAGEPFEDKLFWLGSQPFLKVNKLGERYTNESVPYDFCIHAASMQPGKVWCSIFDSNWMEDVLKFHTIGCSRVVLPEDIEKYPCNFNVKIVEGMNEQLLKAGYMQQANTIEELAEKLMLPPKTLEANIYHYNELCEKGEDEDFGKTSFRMRPIIKAPFYGITVGGNLLCTLDGLRINTDMQVLDTNMEPIKGLFAVGNDSGGFFAYSYPELTPGVAAGRSMTFGRHVGKYLADL; the protein is encoded by the coding sequence ATGTACAAGCAAGCGGAAAACAAAGTAGGAATGATTACAAAGACAATTGAAACAGAGGTTATAGTATGTGGAGGTGGTACTGCTGGTATTATTACAGCACTAACAGCTGCAGAAAATGGTGCTAAAGTTATTTTGCTTGAAAAGGGAAATAATTGTTATCCACCACGTACTTTTATTGGAGCAATAGGTTCGAAAGTACAGAAGGAACATGGAGTAGAAATAGATAGGAATGAAATTGTAAATGAATTATGTCGTCATGCCTGTTATAGGGTAGATCAAAGATTAATTAATCTTTGGGCAGATGAAAGTGGAGAGATGATAGATTGGTTGGGAAGCATAATGATAGATAATGGTATGAAAGTTACTCTTGAAACTGATATCAATAAGAATATGGATATAAAAGAGTGGTCAACCTGTCATTGTTTTTATAATGATAATATGGAAAACAAAAAAAGACCTGTAAAAATACTTGAAGAAAGAATGAAAGCACATGGGGTCGATATAAGGACAAGAACTCCAATGATTCAGTTGATAAGGGATGATGATAAAGTAGTAGGTGTTATTGCTAAAAATTCAGATGGAGAATATATTCAAATAAATGCAAGTAAGGGAGTTGTACTTGCCACAGGTGGCTATTCCAATAATATGGAAATGTTAAAGGAATTAAATCCAATTGCTGCATTTAATATAAGTTCACTTCCATTAACACCAGGTGTAACAGGTGATGGAATTAAAGCTGCTAAAAAAATAGGAGCTGAAATGGATCTTATTTCGACGGCAATGATTTTTGATCGTGGAGCAGTTAAGCCAGGAAAAGTTGCGGGAGAACCATTTGAAGATAAATTGTTTTGGTTAGGTAGTCAGCCATTCCTTAAGGTAAATAAATTAGGTGAGCGTTATACAAATGAATCAGTTCCATATGATTTTTGTATACATGCTGCTAGTATGCAACCAGGTAAAGTGTGGTGTTCTATATTTGATTCAAATTGGATGGAAGATGTACTTAAATTTCACACAATTGGTTGTTCACGAGTGGTACTTCCAGAAGATATTGAAAAATATCCATGTAATTTTAATGTGAAAATTGTAGAAGGAATGAATGAACAATTGTTAAAAGCTGGTTATATGCAACAGGCGAATACAATTGAAGAACTTGCTGAAAAATTAATGCTTCCTCCTAAAACATTAGAAGCAAATATATACCATTATAATGAATTATGTGAAAAAGGTGAAGATGAAGATTTCGGAAAGACATCTTTTCGTATGAGACCTATTATTAAGGCCCCATTTTATGGCATAACAGTAGGTGGAAATTTATTGTGCACATTAGATGGTTTGAGAATTAATACAGATATGCAAGTATTAGATACAAATATGGAGCCAATTAAAGGTTTATTTGCAGTTGGAAATGATAGTGGTGGCTTCTTTGCATATTCGTATCCAGAACTAACTCCAGGAGTTGCAGCAGGAAGATCTATGACATTTGGTCGCCATGTGGGTAAATATCTAGCAGATTTATAG
- a CDS encoding HAD family hydrolase: protein MDKIQGDFILKAVIFDMDGVIIDSEPAHMKLENETYKKLGIEVTDDEHHSFVGATSRYMWEALKNKHKLNQTLDELIEYDRSKYFKYLNSDECDITLIDGVKELIKDFHENGIKLAIASSSPLNVIMAIASKFQIEEYFEIFVTGDYVQRSKPEPDIFLFASQKLGVSPENCIVIEDSHNGVRAAKKAGMKCVGINSGAAGSQDISMADLVINSFKEVNYIKLS from the coding sequence TTGGATAAAATTCAGGGTGATTTTATTCTAAAAGCAGTTATATTTGATATGGATGGAGTAATTATTGATAGTGAACCAGCACATATGAAGCTGGAAAATGAGACTTATAAAAAATTAGGCATAGAGGTTACAGACGATGAGCATCACTCTTTTGTAGGAGCAACCTCTCGTTATATGTGGGAAGCTCTAAAAAATAAACATAAGCTTAATCAAACTCTTGATGAATTAATTGAATATGATCGAAGTAAATATTTTAAATACCTTAATTCAGATGAATGCGATATAACTCTTATTGATGGGGTGAAAGAGCTAATAAAAGACTTTCATGAGAATGGTATAAAGCTAGCCATTGCATCATCCTCTCCACTAAATGTAATTATGGCTATTGCAAGTAAATTTCAAATAGAAGAATACTTTGAAATTTTTGTTACCGGTGACTATGTACAGAGAAGCAAACCTGAACCAGATATATTTCTTTTTGCTTCACAGAAGCTTGGGGTAAGCCCGGAAAATTGTATAGTTATTGAGGATTCTCATAATGGGGTTCGTGCTGCTAAAAAAGCAGGTATGAAATGTGTAGGAATTAATAGCGGTGCTGCAGGAAGTCAAGACATTTCCATGGCAGATTTAGTGATAAATAGCTTTAAAGAAGTTAATTATATTAAATTAAGTTAA
- a CDS encoding methyl-accepting chemotaxis protein: MKKKISTKIVIAIVSCSILVSALVGIASIVKSTSIIKKEATENLLNIASSRGNEYTVHTTKVENTVKELSGLVIGTIDVSKVKDPNYMNAYESRLSSLINNLGVSNTGIVGLYMNFDPKFADGSKAYDVAYYYDEQKKESEVSSNSYSLEDYKDSNKSLNWYYSATKAKQGVWSKPYIDPASDNKELISYTLPIYDNNKLVGVAGMDISFESLRKTILNTKIYDTGSAFLLDKDYSFVVATDQKLTDKLDTLEDGKYKFITDELSNKKSMVLETNFEGHKQLMSYYTLNNGQIMGVKVPSSEVFKTLNDSIDIILLIITLGIILSIIIALIIGRRISRPIEVATSFIGRLSELDLTYNDNKQMISSKDEIGIMGNSLIKLREELIKVVYELTKDSAEVLESSNDISATTEEISSKMELINESIKQVSLGAEQLSATTQEVNATTESIAQSVDNVTRRANDGTEISNNIEVKAKQVRITAENSSSTTNELYLEKQESILKAIKDGSVVSEVKIMATEIGNIASQTNLLALNAAIEAARAGEQGKGFAVVADEVRKLAEASEATVKKIQEVTEKVENAFQNLTSNAQDILSFIDTKVKPDYDLFVDTSKQYGSDALKTNMISADIGASMNIVNETISEIRNAIENISATAEESVASSEEISATVNESVMAVQKISKSSQNQAILADKLNNIVQKFKL, translated from the coding sequence TTGAAAAAGAAAATTAGCACTAAAATAGTTATTGCTATAGTGAGTTGTTCAATTTTAGTATCAGCACTTGTGGGAATTGCAAGTATTGTTAAATCTACAAGTATAATTAAGAAGGAAGCCACAGAGAACTTATTAAATATAGCTTCTAGTAGAGGAAATGAGTACACGGTGCATACTACAAAGGTGGAAAACACTGTAAAGGAATTATCTGGATTAGTAATAGGCACAATAGACGTATCTAAGGTTAAAGACCCAAATTATATGAATGCGTATGAAAGCCGGTTAAGTTCTTTAATAAATAATTTGGGTGTTAGTAATACTGGAATTGTAGGGTTATATATGAATTTTGATCCTAAATTCGCAGATGGAAGTAAGGCTTACGATGTGGCTTATTACTATGATGAACAAAAGAAAGAGAGTGAAGTTAGCAGTAATTCCTATTCATTAGAGGATTATAAGGACAGTAATAAAAGTTTAAATTGGTATTATAGCGCAACTAAAGCCAAACAAGGGGTATGGTCAAAACCTTATATAGACCCAGCTAGTGATAACAAAGAGCTAATATCATATACACTACCTATATATGATAATAATAAATTAGTTGGAGTAGCGGGTATGGATATTTCTTTTGAAAGTTTGAGAAAGACAATTTTAAACACAAAGATATATGATACTGGCTCTGCATTTTTGCTAGATAAAGATTATAGTTTTGTAGTAGCTACGGACCAAAAATTGACGGATAAATTAGACACTTTAGAAGATGGAAAATATAAATTTATAACCGATGAATTAAGTAATAAAAAATCTATGGTGCTCGAGACAAACTTTGAGGGGCATAAGCAGCTGATGAGTTATTATACGTTGAATAATGGTCAAATTATGGGAGTGAAAGTGCCTAGTTCAGAAGTGTTCAAAACTTTAAATGATTCAATAGATATTATTCTTTTAATTATCACTCTAGGAATTATACTTTCAATAATTATTGCATTAATTATTGGCAGAAGAATATCTAGACCAATAGAGGTTGCAACAAGTTTTATTGGTAGATTATCTGAACTTGATTTAACTTATAATGACAATAAACAAATGATATCAAGCAAGGATGAAATAGGTATTATGGGAAACAGTTTAATAAAACTAAGGGAAGAATTAATAAAAGTTGTTTACGAATTAACAAAGGATTCAGCTGAAGTATTAGAATCTTCAAATGATATTTCTGCTACAACAGAAGAAATATCGTCAAAAATGGAGCTTATCAATGAATCAATAAAGCAAGTATCTTTGGGTGCAGAACAGTTAAGTGCCACTACGCAGGAAGTAAATGCAACCACAGAAAGTATTGCACAGAGTGTGGATAATGTTACCAGGCGTGCAAATGACGGAACTGAGATTTCAAATAATATAGAAGTAAAAGCTAAGCAAGTTAGAATAACTGCTGAAAATAGCTCTAGTACCACAAATGAATTATATTTAGAGAAGCAAGAAAGCATATTAAAAGCAATTAAAGATGGTAGTGTTGTTAGTGAAGTTAAGATAATGGCTACAGAAATAGGAAATATTGCAAGTCAAACAAATCTTCTTGCACTTAATGCAGCTATTGAAGCTGCAAGAGCAGGAGAACAAGGTAAGGGCTTTGCCGTAGTTGCTGACGAAGTTAGAAAATTAGCTGAGGCATCAGAGGCTACAGTTAAAAAGATTCAAGAGGTAACTGAAAAAGTTGAAAATGCATTCCAAAATCTTACCAGCAACGCTCAGGATATATTAAGCTTTATTGATACTAAGGTTAAACCCGATTATGATCTATTTGTAGATACAAGTAAGCAATACGGCTCAGATGCCTTAAAAACCAATATGATATCTGCGGATATTGGAGCTTCAATGAATATAGTAAATGAAACTATATCAGAGATTAGAAATGCAATTGAAAATATATCGGCTACAGCTGAGGAATCGGTTGCTAGCTCCGAGGAAATATCAGCAACTGTTAATGAATCGGTTATGGCAGTCCAAAAAATATCAAAATCTTCTCAAAATCAAGCCATATTAGCAGATAAGCTAAATAACATTGTTCAAAAATTTAAGTTATGA
- a CDS encoding flavodoxin family protein, giving the protein MKVLGISGGRKDGNNDAMCKEALMAAKEMGAEVEFVHLLDLDIKYCIGCTACVGSLMTGKGNMCVLKDDFDWLLNKMLDADGVIFTNPIFCKGTPSLFLTIRDRFGPRMDRGNNVIATKIAKATGGKAPDPRILKDKVISYIGFGGSDWVTRFQCDCAIQALTPMWKVIDNEVFPWSTGIIIDNDKVTRVHEIGMNLAKAAKDIANASYKGEKGVCPHCHSRNFYLDRESTHAICCMCGIEGDVKIIDGKVRFEFPKEQLEHAHDTLSGKLIHVEDIKNTVAISMELKKSDDYKQRSENYKEFITATKPEK; this is encoded by the coding sequence ATGAAAGTTTTAGGTATTTCAGGTGGAAGAAAAGATGGTAATAATGATGCTATGTGTAAGGAAGCTTTGATGGCTGCAAAGGAAATGGGTGCAGAGGTTGAATTTGTTCATTTATTAGATTTGGATATAAAATATTGTATTGGTTGCACAGCATGTGTCGGCTCACTTATGACAGGAAAAGGAAATATGTGTGTATTAAAAGATGATTTTGATTGGTTACTAAATAAGATGTTAGATGCAGATGGAGTAATTTTTACAAATCCAATTTTCTGTAAAGGGACTCCAAGTTTATTCCTTACAATTAGAGACCGTTTTGGACCAAGGATGGATAGAGGTAATAATGTTATAGCAACTAAAATTGCAAAAGCAACAGGAGGTAAAGCACCAGATCCAAGAATATTAAAAGATAAAGTGATTTCTTATATAGGATTTGGTGGTTCAGACTGGGTTACAAGATTTCAATGTGACTGTGCAATACAAGCATTAACTCCTATGTGGAAAGTTATAGATAACGAAGTATTTCCTTGGTCTACAGGTATTATTATAGATAATGATAAAGTTACACGAGTACATGAAATAGGTATGAATCTTGCAAAAGCTGCAAAAGATATTGCAAATGCTTCTTATAAAGGAGAGAAAGGAGTTTGCCCGCATTGTCATAGTAGAAACTTCTATTTAGATAGAGAATCTACACATGCAATTTGCTGTATGTGTGGTATTGAAGGTGATGTTAAAATTATAGATGGTAAAGTAAGATTTGAATTCCCAAAAGAGCAATTAGAACACGCTCATGATACTTTATCCGGAAAACTTATTCATGTAGAGGATATCAAAAATACTGTTGCTATAAGCATGGAATTAAAGAAATCAGATGATTATAAACAACGTTCAGAAAACTATAAGGAATTTATTACGGCAACTAAACCAGAAAAATAA